A single window of Xiphophorus hellerii strain 12219 chromosome 12, Xiphophorus_hellerii-4.1, whole genome shotgun sequence DNA harbors:
- the bmp3 gene encoding bone morphogenetic protein 3, which translates to MALYSRFVLVVLYGWSYLCAGFCAMLKTDSFPERLKVDFTHSVDKKYAATDDRDSHLQDTMTEHMQMLYDKYNRAGFPFRDGNTVRSFKAHWGTINNKQLQVFNLTSLTQSEDVLSATLHYYIGDLQNNTQRCFTPKHCARHGPRRHSHIHMVIWSFAFVDNKMRSLGHFRINVSTLYRDFISWQWRDITRVVNQAKHQDELLIGIDVASQGPQRWKKLLSDRSPYILVYANDSAISEPESVVATLQRHHSLGGEGSISHSLQKLRERNNTEQERQLRSRHKRSANVLLPLQNNELPGPEYPYETRGWDETSPYEPIENKQPRRPRKKVRKNQRPKNPLLQFDEQTIKKARKKQWNEPRNCARRYLKVDFADIGWSEWIISPKSFDAFYCSGSCQFPMPKTLKPSNHATIQSIVRAVGVVPGIPEPCCVPEKMSSLSILFFDEDKNVVLKVYPNMTVDSCACR; encoded by the exons ATGGCTCTCTACTCTCGGTTCGTGCTCGTCGTGCTTTATGGATGGAGTTATCTGTGCGCTGGATTCTGCGCGATGTTGAAAACGGACAGTTTCCCCGAGAGGTTAAAGGTGGATTTTACGCACTCGGTGGATAAAAAGTACGCCGCCACGGATGACCGGGACTCGCATTTGCAGGATACAATGACTGAGCACATGCAGATGCTTTACGACAAGTACAACCGGGCCGGGTTTCCCTTCAGGGACGGCAACACGGTTCGCAGCTTCAAAGCGCACTGGG GTACAATAAACAACaagcagctgcaggtttttaaCCTCACCTCCCTCACCCAGTCTGAGGATGTTCTGTCGGCAACTCTTCATTACTACATCGGAGACCTTCAGAACAACACCCAGCGCTGCTTCACGCCCAAACACTGCGCCCGCCACGGTCCCCGGAGACACAGCCACATCCACATGGTCATCTGGAGCTTTGCTTTCGTGGACAACAAGATGAGGAGTCTGGGACACTTTCGGATAAATGTGTCCACCCTCTACAGGGACTTCATTTCGTGGCAGTGGAGGGACATAACCCGCGTGGTCAATCAGGCCAAACATCAGGACGAGTTGCTCATTGGGATTGACGTCGCCTCACAAGGTCCGCAACGGTGGAAGAAGCTCCTGTCCGACCGTTCGCCCTATATCCTGGTTTATGCCAACGACTCTGCCATCTCGGAGCCTGAAAGCGTGGTAGCCACTCTCCAGAGACACCACTCACTGGGAGGAGAGGGCTCCATTTCACACAGCCTCCAAAAGCTGAGAGAGCGCAACAACACTGAGCAAGAACGACAGCTGCGCTCCAGACACAAGCGGTCAGCGAACGTTCTTCTCCCTTTGCAAAACAACGAACTTCCTGGACCCGAGTATCCGTACGAGACGAGAGGATGGGACGAGACAAGTCCGTACGAGCCGATAGAAAACAAGCAGCCCCGGCGGCCACGGAAAAAGGTCCGCAAGAATCAGCGACCCAAGAATCCCCTCCTGCAGTTTGACGAGCAGACCATCAAAAAGGCGCGAAAGAAGCAGTGGAATGAGCCGAGGAACTGCGCTCGAAGGTACCTGAAGGTGGACTTTGCGGACATCGGGTGGAGCGAATGGATTATATCGCCAAAGTCTTTTGATGCCTTCTATTGTTCGGGATCCTGCCAGTTCCCAATGCCAAAG ACTCTGAAGCCCTCGAACCACGCCACCATCCAGAGCATTGTTCGGGCCGTGGGCGTAGTACCAGGCATCCCCGAGCCATGCTGCGTCCCAGAGAAGATGTCCTCCCTCAGCATCCTCTTCTTCGATGAGGACAAGAACGTGGTGCTGAAAGTCTACCCCAACATGACCGTCGACTCCTGCGCCTGCCGATAG
- the cfap299 gene encoding cilia- and flagella-associated protein 299 has product MPGPSDLCYYNWKTQTSTSNSSPNFEVIYDDPNGLLFKSKRDKTMLNPWSGSSGDSSGTLLQSDLYVHVVLYDRNVRTF; this is encoded by the exons CTACTACAACTGGAAGACGCAGACATCCACCTCCAACTCCAGCCCCAACTTCGAGGTGATTTATGATGACCCAAACGGACTTCTCTTTAAGAGCAAGAGGGACAAAACAATGCTGAATCCTTGG TCCGGGTCCAGCGGGGACTCCAGCGGGACGCTCCTCCAGTCGGACCTCTACGTCCACGTCGTGCTGTACGACCGCAATGTGAGAACGTTCTGA